In Candidatus Methylomirabilota bacterium, the sequence CCTGACGTGCCGTACTCCTCCACAAAGGAATCAGTGGCTCTCCAATTCAAGACGCCTTCAGCCCGTCTGACCCCCTATCGCGTGGCACGCGCTTCCCCATGAGGGGCGATGAAGCGCGGTCCAATGCAAGCGCCGGCCGTCATGCCCAAGCGCGCCAGTACATACACGGCTCGGCGGATGACTACGCGCATGTTCTCCCCCTTTTCGGTTGGTGGCCGCTTGCGTGTCTAGCGCGGCGACGCCCCACGCTCCGGCCAGAGGGTGGCCATGGTCTCGCCATCGTACAGCTCGCCGTTCTTCATCACGTAGCGGATGGTGAGCGTGTGCTGGATGTTCTCGAGCGGGTTCTGGTCCAGAACCGAGAGATCCGCGATCTTGCCCACCTCGAGCGAGCTGAGGTCCTGCTCGACGCCGAGGCCTTCGGCCGGCGTGAGCGTCACCGTGCGGAGCGCCTCGTGCGGGGTGAGGCCGCCCGCCACCATGCCCCACAGTCCCCAGTGCATGCCGATCCCGGGATAGTCGCCGTGGCTCGCCGGCGTCACGTGTCCCCCGCGGCGCACAATCTCGGCGGCCACCCGCACCTCGAAGAGGAAGGTGGCGTCCGAGTGGGGATCGTTGCGGGTGAGTTTGCAGATCTTCTCTATATAGTTTGGCCAGCCTGGCGGCGTGAACCGACGCAGCCTCGGATCGTGGCACCAGCGGCCGCCTTCGAAGTACGTCGAGGCCCGACCTACCCATGTGGGGGCCAGCCACAGCCCTAATGCGGCAGCCAGCCGCGGCCAATCTGGCACAATCCCGCTTCTATTGTCCGCGGGCCCATGCTCGAGCCCGCTGTACCCGTCCCACGCCTTGCCGATCTCGTGATGGCCCGTGATCGGGAGCCCCACCTCGCGCGCCGCCAGGACCCCCCACTGCCGTCCCCGGCGAGTCTGATGGTACCGCATCTTCAACAGGCCCGCGCCCAGCCGCTTGAAGTGCTGCGCGTAAAGGCGCACATCCTCCAGGCTCTCGAGCCGCGCGCGATACGTGCCGAGCTGCTGTCCCACGCCCATGTACCGGGGCCCGATCAGCTCGCCCGTCTCGATCCGCTCGCCCCACCCCAGGTGACTGACCGGCCCACCGACATCCCGTGTGGTTGTCACGCCGAACGCGAGGTCTGCGACGAGGTGCCTCTCGCTCCCCGGATGCGCATGCATGTCGATCATGCCGGGCACGATCGTCTTGCCGCTGACGTCGATCACCGTCGCCCCTTGAGGGATTCTGACGGATGCCTCCGAGCCGACCGCCGTGATCCGATCGTTCGTGATCACGATGGTGCCGCGCTCGATCACCTCGTCGCCCCGCATCGTGACCACGCGCGCGCCGCGCAGCGCCAGGGTGCCGCGCGTGAGCCGCCGCGGCGCGCGGAGCGTCACGGGGATCTCCTCCTGCGGCATGGCCCAGGGGGGCACGGCGCCCGCCACGGCGGTCCGCTCGACGGGCCCGTACGCCTCCGCCAGCGCGCGCGCCGGTTCAATGCGGTAGACCAGCGGGCCCGAGACCCACGTCAGCATCTTGCCGTCGGGTTCCCAGCGGGGATCCATCCCGGGAGCCAGCCGCACGATCGGGCCCCGGCCGAGCGAGTGTCCCAGCGGCACCGGCTGCGCCATCCCCCTCGCGAGCGGCGCCAGGTAGAGGTCCAGCTCGTCGAAGTACGCCACGTACCGGCCGTCGGGCGACGGGAAGATCTCGTGTAACGCGCCAAGATCATCCACGACATCAACCATGCTGGCGATCACCCGGCGATCGCGTCCCCTCAGGTCCACCGAGAGGAGCACGTCCCTGCCATCGCGGCCTCCGGCCACTTCCCGCAGGAGGATCCGGCGGCCGTCGGGTGTGAACGTGACCGGCGCAGCGTTGGAAACGCTGCCGATCACCGTGCGCGTGGGTCCCCCCGAACTCGGCAGGATCTGGAGAAGCCCGTCTCTCCCTTGAGGCCCGGTGTTGAGGACCGCCAGAAGCGTCCCATCGGGGGACCACGCGGGCCACTGGTAACGGGCGGGCGCCGTCGTGAGCCGCTCGGACGGGCCGCCGCCAGCAGGCACGCGCCACAGGTGCCCGCCTGCCGTGTCACTCCACGTCACGTACGCCACCCAGCGCCCATCCGGCGAGTACGCGGGATGCAGCTGCTCGACCTCGTGCGCCACCAGCCGCCGCGGCAGGCCGCCGGGCAGCGCCATGGTGTACAGCCGGTCCAGCGCCACGAACACTAGCGTGCGCCGGTCGGGGCTCACGGCCGGCCACCGCAGGAAGCGCACGGTCAGCAGCGAGTCGTTCGTCACCCGCCGCGCCGGCGGCCGCACGAACTCGCCCGCATCGAGCCGCACCCGCACCGTGAAGGGGAAGCTCTGGCGCGCGCCGCTGGCCACGTCGATCCGCTGCACCTCGCCGTCCTCGATCAGGAGCGCGGCGCGCGAGTCCGGCGTGAAGAAGTAGCGCCTCCCTGACCGCATCATCCCCGCCTTCATCGCGCGCACCAGTGGGCGATCCTCGTCCGTCCCCAGGTTGCGAAGGCGCAGCTCGACCTCCCGGTCCGTGTCGAGTTGCGCGGCCCGGTCATAACGGGGGACGTAGAGCAGCCACCGACCGTCCGGCGAGACGAGCGAGCCCCACGAGTCTGCCGGCAACCGGGCAATGGGCCGCGTGGCGCCCGTTGCCAGGTCGTAGCGTACGATCGCGCCGCCCTGCTCACCGTAAGCAGAGCGGCCGTCCGGGGAGAACCCTGCGTCGGCCAGGCCACCGGGGTGCGCGTCGCCCGTCGGCGCCGCAGAGCCGTCGGCTATGTGGTAGAGGCTGTCCCCCGCGACGATCGCCCGCCCGTCCGGCAGCCACCGCAGGGTCAGGGAAGATGGGACCGGACCAAGGAACGCGGCCCGCATCGTCTCGTTTGACCAACGATCATACGGCACCAATTGCCGCTCGCGCGTCACCGGCCGGCGCTCGCTGCCGTCGGCCGCCATCACCCAGATTGCCCCTGCGCCCGTCGCGTCACTTAGAAAGGCAATCCGCCGGCCGTCCGGCGACCAGACCGGGTCCGCATCCCACGCCAGTCCCCGTGTCAACTGCGTGGCCTCGCCCCCTGCGACCGGCAGCGTGTACAGATCGCCGAACAGCGAGAAGACGAACGTCCGGCCGTCGGGCGAGAGGTCCAGCTCCGGACGCATGCCGACCACCTGCCCCGTCTCGAAGGTGATCGTGCGCGCGGGCTGGATCGGAAGCAGACGGTCCAGCGCGCGCTGCGCCGCGCTGCGGCTCGACGCCGACACCTGGCAACCCAGCCAGAAAACCGCGCTCCCCGCGATCAGCACCAGGCCACTCCAACGCCCCACCCGAGCAAGTCTCCGCATTGAACCTCCCACCTCAAGACGGCGCTTGGTCACCCCGTCCCGCTGCTGCTTGGGCGCCCCGCCGGCTGCCGTACACCCTCACCCTCATGTCCACCTGAACGCTTGGGACCTCGATAGCCCGCTCCAGCTTGACCGAGAGCCTCTGGGGCAATGACGTCTGACCTGGCAGCAGTCCGCCGCTGGGGATGGTGCGCGAGATGTTTACGATGGACCCCGTGCGTCCTACGAGCTTCCCGTCCGCCCACAGGCTCGGCACGCCGACTTCGGAGGTGAGCGCGGTCACCTGGATCTTCACCGGCCCGACGATCGTGTCGTTCGAGGTGTTGAGGAGCTGGTACTCGAGCGCGATGGTGCGGGTTTTTGGATCCCAGACGGACGAGGTGAATTGGAGCTCGAGCGCCGAGGTGATGTCGCTGAGCGAAGCAAGCAGAGTCTCCGGCTTCGCGACCGTTCCCTCGACCGTGACACGCGCGGTGTACAGCTCTCCGCTTCCGGAGCGATTATCAATCCAGAACGCGTGGAAGGCGCCGTCGGCGCCTGCGGCCATCCCGGTGTAGTCCAATGCCCAAAGTCCCGGGTAGCCGTACCACTGGCGCAAGCTGACAGTGATCTCGTTCCCGGGAGCCCCTTCGGCGCGTTTCCCACCACCTTGCACCCGGGCCTCGGCCGGCGTCTCCGGCGGATTCTTTACCACATACCCATGGTCAGAAACTTTCACGCTCGGCAGCCAGGTCTCTCCTCCGTCCAGGGATGCGCTGAAGCGAAGGTGCGAATGGCTGGTGGTGGTGTCCTCTGCCGGATCGTACCACGTGACGCCGACGACGCCCCTCGGATTGACCGCAATTTTGGGGAGGGTATGATCGTGACCGGTCGGCCTGAACCCCACGCGTCGTGGCGGGGCGTCGCTCACCACCACGGGGCTGGACCAGGTCTTCCCCTCGTCATCGGACCAGGACACCAGCGGCCGACAGCGTCCTCCAGACTGATCCGGCCAAACGATGTACGCGCGGCCGTGGAACGGACCGCGGGAGTGGTCGGAGGCCATCCCGAACCCGAGCCCAGTCGTACGACAGTTCTCTGCCGGAGCGATATTGACCGAACTGTCAATATGAACCCCGCCGTCCCGGCTGGCCGCGACCGTCAGGAAGACCGGATTGTAGTCAGATGGCCCCGCGATTCGCCCCCTCCTCTGGTTGTTGAACGGCAGGAGCAGGGTTCCGCTCGGCAAGACGGTCCCGTCGCGGGGATGGTAATCCTCATTGTCGTTCCGCTCCGATCGCGTCCAGGTCAGGCCTCCGTCCGTCGAGTAGACGAGCCACACCCCTCTGCCGGTCGTGTTACCATAGATATACATCCTCGCTCGATACCGGCTGTTCGTCCGGTCGATCGTGAGCGTCTCGTAGTCAATCAAGGAGAGGTATCTCGGGGGCTCCCAGCTCTGTCCCGCATCCATTGAGCGATGGAGGTGCATCCCGTTGTCCCCGCCCATCCGCCAGTACTGATGGTTTGTGTAGTGCGTGCTGTCGCGCCGGGCGGTGTCGCCACGTGTCAGGTTGACGAAGAAGGCCTGATTGTCGAGGCCGAACTTGCACGCGGGATCCCAAACGCCGGTGAAGCGGGTGGCGGAGTCCTCAAGCGACAGAAACCAGCTCCGGCCCCCGTCATTCGAGATATAGAGAGCGGAGGTGGTCTGATTGCGCTGCTGCGAGAA encodes:
- a CDS encoding amidohydrolase family protein, which translates into the protein MLIAGSAVFWLGCQVSASSRSAAQRALDRLLPIQPARTITFETGQVVGMRPELDLSPDGRTFVFSLFGDLYTLPVAGGEATQLTRGLAWDADPVWSPDGRRIAFLSDATGAGAIWVMAADGSERRPVTRERQLVPYDRWSNETMRAAFLGPVPSSLTLRWLPDGRAIVAGDSLYHIADGSAAPTGDAHPGGLADAGFSPDGRSAYGEQGGAIVRYDLATGATRPIARLPADSWGSLVSPDGRWLLYVPRYDRAAQLDTDREVELRLRNLGTDEDRPLVRAMKAGMMRSGRRYFFTPDSRAALLIEDGEVQRIDVASGARQSFPFTVRVRLDAGEFVRPPARRVTNDSLLTVRFLRWPAVSPDRRTLVFVALDRLYTMALPGGLPRRLVAHEVEQLHPAYSPDGRWVAYVTWSDTAGGHLWRVPAGGGPSERLTTAPARYQWPAWSPDGTLLAVLNTGPQGRDGLLQILPSSGGPTRTVIGSVSNAAPVTFTPDGRRILLREVAGGRDGRDVLLSVDLRGRDRRVIASMVDVVDDLGALHEIFPSPDGRYVAYFDELDLYLAPLARGMAQPVPLGHSLGRGPIVRLAPGMDPRWEPDGKMLTWVSGPLVYRIEPARALAEAYGPVERTAVAGAVPPWAMPQEEIPVTLRAPRRLTRGTLALRGARVVTMRGDEVIERGTIVITNDRITAVGSEASVRIPQGATVIDVSGKTIVPGMIDMHAHPGSERHLVADLAFGVTTTRDVGGPVSHLGWGERIETGELIGPRYMGVGQQLGTYRARLESLEDVRLYAQHFKRLGAGLLKMRYHQTRRGRQWGVLAAREVGLPITGHHEIGKAWDGYSGLEHGPADNRSGIVPDWPRLAAALGLWLAPTWVGRASTYFEGGRWCHDPRLRRFTPPGWPNYIEKICKLTRNDPHSDATFLFEVRVAAEIVRRGGHVTPASHGDYPGIGMHWGLWGMVAGGLTPHEALRTVTLTPAEGLGVEQDLSSLEVGKIADLSVLDQNPLENIQHTLTIRYVMKNGELYDGETMATLWPERGASPR
- a CDS encoding sialidase family protein; its protein translation is MLISRRRAVTRAAFFAAGLCFVIGGRLFAQAKITVGPNVLVSASSPGWMHGEYTADADPFNANRIMVCSMRFSQQRNQTTSALYISNDGGRSWFLSLEDSATRFTGVWDPACKFGLDNQAFFVNLTRGDTARRDSTHYTNHQYWRMGGDNGMHLHRSMDAGQSWEPPRYLSLIDYETLTIDRTNSRYRARMYIYGNTTGRGVWLVYSTDGGLTWTRSERNDNEDYHPRDGTVLPSGTLLLPFNNQRRGRIAGPSDYNPVFLTVAASRDGGVHIDSSVNIAPAENCRTTGLGFGMASDHSRGPFHGRAYIVWPDQSGGRCRPLVSWSDDEGKTWSSPVVVSDAPPRRVGFRPTGHDHTLPKIAVNPRGVVGVTWYDPAEDTTTSHSHLRFSASLDGGETWLPSVKVSDHGYVVKNPPETPAEARVQGGGKRAEGAPGNEITVSLRQWYGYPGLWALDYTGMAAGADGAFHAFWIDNRSGSGELYTARVTVEGTVAKPETLLASLSDITSALELQFTSSVWDPKTRTIALEYQLLNTSNDTIVGPVKIQVTALTSEVGVPSLWADGKLVGRTGSIVNISRTIPSGGLLPGQTSLPQRLSVKLERAIEVPSVQVDMRVRVYGSRRGAQAAAGRGDQAPS